The genomic stretch TGGAGCAGTACGCCATGGGGCGGACCCAGCGGGAAATCCGCTCCCTCTTTCGCACGGCGCCCAAGGTGGCCACGCTCGTGGATGCCGAGGGTCAGGAGCGCGAAGTCGCGGTGGACGAACTGCGAACCGGGCAGCGGCTGTTGGTCAAACCGGGCGCGCAATTTCCGGTGGACGCTGAAATTGTCAAAGGTAAAACCGCCAGTGATGAATCCAATCTCACCGGCGAAGCGACGCCGGTGGAGAAAACGCTGGGCGACACCGTGCTCGCGGGCACCATCAATCTCTGGGGCGTTGTGGAAATCCTGGTCCTCCGGCCGGCCCAGGAAAGTTCGCTGCACAAAGTCATCCGGCTCATTCATGAGGCCCAGCATCTCAAAGCCCCGGCTCAGCGGTTCACGGACAAATTCGGCACCGGTTACACCTACGCCATCCTCGGGCTGGCGCTGGGAATGTTCTTTTTCTGGTGGCTGGTGATGAATTTGCCGCCGTTCACTTCCACGGATACGGTCCGCAGCGCGTTTTACCGCGCCATGACCCTGCTCGTCGTCGCCTCGCCGTGTGCGCTGGTGCTCTCCATACCCTCGGCGGTGCTGGCGGCCATCGCCTGGGGGGCCAAGCGCGGCATCCTCTTTCGCGGGGGCGCGGCGGTGGAAAAACTTTCCGAAGTCAGCGTGGTGGCCCTCGATAAAACCGGCACACTCACGACGGGCGAACTGCAGGTGGAAACCGTGGAAAGTTTCCCGCCGGGACGCGAGGCCGAAATCGCCCGGCTGGCTTTTTCCATCGAACGCCTCTCCACGCATCCGCTGGCCCGGGCCATTACCCGGCATGGCAAACAGCAGCGTTTGGTTCCGGTTGAATTCGATCACTTCGAGTCGGTGACGGGCCTGGGCATCCAAGCCGATCTTGGCCCACGGAAAATCTTCCTGGGGCGCCGTGAGTGGCTGGCGGAGGTTTTGAAACAGGATTCCCGTTGGGCCGTGTTGACCGAGAGCGTCACCACCGCCCAACCGGGCCTCTCCGAAGTGTGGGTGGGCGATGGCGATTTGCTCGGCCGGCTGCTGCTGCGTGACGACATCCGTCCGCAGTCCGGCCCGGTGCTCGAAACGTTGCGAAAGTTGGGCGTGCATTGCGTCGTCTTGACCGGCGACCGGCCCGCCTCGGCCCAGGCCTTGCAGCGCAAGCTTGGTTTGTCCGATGTCCGCGCCGAACTGAAACCGGAACAGAAGGTGGAAGCGATTCGCGGTTTCATGGCCGAGGGCAAACGGGTGGCCATGGTGGGCGATGGGGTAAATGACGCACCCAGTCTGGCGGTTGCCCATGTGGGCGTGGCGATGGGGGCGCGCGGCGCGGATGCCGCCCTGGAGCAGGCGAAAATCGTGCTGATGCACGACCGGTTGGAAAACTTCGTGGCCGCGTTTCGGCTGAGCCAGAACGCCCGGCGGGTCATCCGCCAAAACCTGTTCGTCTCGCTCGGAACGGTGGCTGTGCTCGTCGGCTTCGCCATCTTTGGGAAAATCCCGCTCACCGTTGGCGTGCTGGGCCATGAAGGGAGCACGGTGATCGTCGTCCTGAACAGTCTCCGGTTGCTGTTTATGAAGGTGGAAACAACCCCGCTGACAACCAGCAAACCAGCGGAAAATGAAGTATGAACACAACCTTCCATAAAGAATCCACACCCCGCGGCGGGTTTGCCTCTGGCACGTTCCTCATTTGGGATCTCCCCACCCGTCTGTTTCACTGGCTGCTCACCGCAGGCTTCATCGCCGCCGCCCTGCTGGCGTTCTTGAGCGGTGAAAAAAGCCGCCTGTTCCCTTACCACGCCGTTATCGGGCTTGCGCTCACGCTGTTGGTGGTGCTCCGCATGATCTGGGGGCTCATGGGCACACGGTACGCCCGCTTCACCGCCTTTCTCTTCGGACCGCGCGCCGTCCTGGTTTACCTGAAGGAAGCCTTCACCGGTGGCGGCTTGCGGCACCTCGGGCATACCCCGGGTTCCGCCTATGCCATCTTCGCGATGCTCGCGCTGATGCTGGGGATCTCCATCACCGGGATCCTGTTGTCCCGAGGACACGAGGCATTCAAAGAGGCTCACGAAGTGATGTCCTTCGCCATGATTGCGGTCGTTGTGGCTCACGTGATCGGCGTGGCCTTCCACTCGATCCGCCACCGCGAGAACATCACCCTGAGCATGGTCAACGGGCGGAAGGTGTGTGACCCCGCGCACGGGATCGCGGCGGCCCGTCCCATTGTCGCTATTGTATTCCTCGGGTTGCTCAGCGCATGGACGTTCGGGGTGGTGAAAAACTACGACGCAACCACCAAAACCACCACGCTCCCGCTCTTCGGCGCCAGCCTGCAGCTTGGCGAAAGCGGAACCACTGGGAAGCAAGGGAAACATCCAGGCGGGCACGAGCGAAAGCAGGACCACGATTGACCGCATTAATTGCTTCACAGGATGGAACCACCATCCTAGCATTAGCTCATGCGATTCTTGCATCTAAAATTGCTCTGCCCGCTCATGGTAGTCATCGGTTTGGCTGCCGGCAGCGGCATCGCCGCTACCGCCAATTTCGATCACGCAAAGCCGGGCGAATTTCCCGCCGGCTGGATGGCTTGGCTCGCCGGTGCGGGTGAGTCGAAATGGTCGGTGCAGCAGGATGACACCGCTCCCAGCCGCCCCAACGTGCTCAAACAATCCGGCTGGACGCCTAAACCCAGTTTCCCGCTCTGCGTCAACACCAACGCCACGCTCCAAGACGGTTTCGTAGAGGTGAAGTTCAAGCCTGTGAGCGGCACCAACGACCAGGCCGCCGGGCTGGTTTGGCGTTGCCAGGACGCGGAGAATTACTACGTGGCGCGTGCCAACGCGCTGGAAGACAATGTCGTGCTGTACAAAGTCGCGCAGGGGCGGCGCAAGGCCCTCGACATCGTGGGCCGAACCGGCGGCTATGGCGTGAATGCAAAGGTGCCAGCGCAAACCTGGAGCACGCTGCGCGTTCATTTCGCTGGAAACCGCTTCACGGTCCTTTTGAATGGCAAGGAACTCTTTGCGGTTGAGGACGCCACTTTCCCAAACGTCGGCCTGGTGGGCCTCTGGACCAAGGCCGACAGCGTTGTCCTCTTTGATGATTTCCAGTATGGGGAAGCTCCCCGATAACGGGTTGCTTCCGATCACACATGCTTATGGAAAAACACTCCCCATGAAAAGAAACATCCTGACCAAGCCAATGCCCTTTTTGGCTTTTGCCCTCATGCTCGGCCTGTGCGTCGGTTGGGCCGGCTGCGGCAAGCGCCCGACTCCGCCACCAGCGGCGACCAAGCTGCGGGTGCTCTGTGGCAGTTCCATGGCCGCGCCCGTGCAGGAACTCGTCAAGCAATTCGCCGCCGCCCATCCGGCGCAACCCGAGTTGGACCTGGGCGGTTCGGAGACCCTGTTGCCAAAAATTCTCGCGGGAACGCGCGCCGACCTCTTCGTCTGTCATGACCCGTTCGAGGAAAAACTGAAAGCCGCGGGGCGGTGGACCAACACAGTGGTGGTGGGCTACCTTGAACCGGTGCTGGCGGTTCGCCCCGGCAATCCCAAAGGCATTCGCGGTCTCGCTGATCTGGCCAAACCGGGCCTGAAAATCGGCCTCGGCGATCCGCGCTACTCCACCTGTGGCGAATTGTTCGTCAACGCGCTCCGCGCGCGGGGGCTTCAGGACCGAGTGCTGGCCAATGTCATGCTTCAAGCGCGCAGTCATGCCGAGGTGGCCAATGGTTTGGTGGTTGGACCGCTGGATGCGGTGGTGGTGTGGAACTTTGTCGTCGGCTTGTATCCGGGCAAACTGGAAGTCGTCCCGACCGGTATCACGTATCCGGCCACCCGCGTCACCGTGATTGGGTTGACGAGTAGTGATAATCCCGCACTTCGCGACGCCTTCCTCGCTTGGTGCCGGCAGTCCATGGTTCAGGAAACGTTTCGCCGTTACGGTTATACACGCGAAAAGGAGTAACGCTCTCTTAATCACCAGTGTACCTTTTCAACCAAAGATAAACATGAAAACCACCCTGACCGTTCTCATCACCACCGCGCTCTATGCCACCCTCCGCTATAACATCTTCAAAGGCGTCGCCTGGAGTGAATGGCCGGTGTACGTGCTGAACAAGGTGTTCGCGCTCTCCGCCCTCTTGCTCCTCATGCTTTACGCCCTCCAAGCCCGCCGCAACCAGGACGCAACCGCCGAACGATTGCTGCCTGCGGCCTGGCTGCTCATGCTGCTCCATGCAGGGCTTTCGCTCGTCATCCTGACGCCCTCCTATTACCCGAAATATTTCCAGGTCGGCAAACTCACCTGGCAGGGCGCGTGGTCCATGATGCTGGGCGTGGCGGCGGCCGTGTGGCTGCACCAGGTTTGCCGGGCCTGCGGACTCAAGCAAGCCAAGGGCCTACTCATGAAAATGGGCGTCCTCGCCTTCCTCTCCGGGGTGCATGCCATGCTGCTTGGCTACGCCGGTTGGTTTCAACCTTCGACGTGGCCGGGGCACCTGATTCCCATCACCCTCATCTCGTTCGCGGCGGGCGCGGTGGCGCTGGCCGCCGCCCTCTGGCCGCAAAACAAAACCCGCCCGGCGGTGGTTTGCTGATCCCGGACCATTTTCAATATGGGATGTATTCCCAACTGTTTTGCCTCGGTCCTTTTGGCGGAACTCTACGCCAAGGGCTCGCTCAGCTTTGGCGCCCTGGTGTCTGGTTTGTGCGCGGGCGGTGGACTCGGCATGCGGTCCTGTTCAAGGAGAACCCGTCTTTCAAAGACACGCTGCGCCTTATCGGGCTGCTGCTGGCGATCAGCATTGTGTCCGGCATTATCATACAGATTACCGGATTTCTCTGAGGAAAGTGGGGCTGGACGCCGAAACCGCGGAGCGGTAGGGTACGTGTGTTAAAAGAAAATAAACGAACGAATAAAAATAACGGATCAAATTTTTTATGAAACCGGGAAAACCAATGATTAAAATGTGTTATGCGGTCCAACCAATGGGGGCCACTTCTCCCAACCTCACGCCATGAAGAGTCTGCTCGCCATGATCGTTGGTGGCAAGGTCCTCGCCACCTTTCTGTTGTTCGCGGCCGCCGCCGTTCTGGTGCTGGTCGTGATTCCGGTCGGGTTGGGCATTTTCTCCCTTGAACTGGAGCGCCTCAAACGTGGGTTGCGTCGCGCGTTGGCATTCTTGTCGCACGCTAAGCCACGATGAAATTCCCTCGCCATTTGCTGGATAATAACCGCACCTGGGCCAACCGGATTCGAACCGAAGATCCAGCGTTCTTTCAGAACCTGTCCCGCCAGCAGGCACCGCAGTATTTTTGGATTGGCTGTAGCGACAGCCGTGTGCCGGCCAACCAAATCACCGGGTTGCTGCCCGGCGAGATGTTCGTTCATCGCAACGTCGCCAATGTGGTTCCGCCGGCTGATCTCAATTGCCTTTCGGCCTTGCAATTTGCCGTGGACGTACTCCAAGTACGGCACGTCATTGTGTGCGGCCACTACGGTTGCGCGGGCGTGCGAGCCGTGTTGAATGGCGACCGGCTTGGGTTGGTGGATAACTGGCTTCAGAACGTGGCGGACGTACGCCAAAAGCACGCGTCGCAATTGGATGCCTTGACGGAGGCGGGGCGGCAATTTGACCGGCTTTGCGAACTTAATGTCATTGAGCAGGTGGCTAACGTATGCGCAACTACCAGTGTTCAGGACGCCTGGGCACGCGGGCAACCGCTGGCCGTGATCGGGTGGATTTACGCCGTAAGCGATGGCCTGTTGCGTGACCTCGGCCTGTGCATCACTGGCCGTCAAGAGCTTATGCCCGCCTACCAATCAGCAATTGGCGGACACCGGCTTCTGCCGCCCCAATCAGTGGCATCAGCGGCGCTGACCGATCGCCGGTAACTCCTGCCGGTCATTTCTCTTGTTGTCACCCTCTGCGAATATCAGGCATAATCGCTGCATGTCATCCTATCTATTTCGCGTTTGGGTCGTGGCCGGTTTGCTGATTACGGGCTTGCTTGCGACCGGATTACGAGCGGCCCCGCTGCCCGATCTGGCCATTCAACTCGGCACCAACAATCAAGGCGTCGGGCTTGAGGTTCCGTCCGAAGGCGATGGGGCGAATGTACCCATCGTAATCCAAGGGCACCCGGCGCGGCGCATCCAGGGCGGGCGCGCATTGTACCTTTACGTCAAAATCAAACATCCCGCATACACCAAGGGCCCGGTGGACGCTTATGTGACGGTGGAGTTTTTCGATGATACGCTGGGCAAGATCGGGTTGCAGTATGACAAGGAGGCCCCGGAACCAACGACCAGCACCAAATACACCGGCGCCGGGCAATCCGTCATCCTCACCGGGTCGGGGCAATGGCGTACGGGCTACTTTTTCCTGCCAGCGTTGCGGTTGGGGCATGGGCAGAATAACGGCGCGGATTTTCGGTTATCCTCCGGGGGGCTGGCGGTGCGGCGGATCGCGGTATCGCCGAATAAGCCCGCCGGGTTTGACCCGGATGCGCCGATAGATCCCGAGTCGTTGCGGCATCTGGCGGTGAAGCGTCCGGCGGGTATGGAGGTGACGTTTGGCAATGATGCTACCCCGGGTGAGGCGGCCCTGTTCAAGGCACTGACGGTTTCCAGCGTGGAGAGTTATGTGGATTGGGCGGGCGTAGAGCCGCGCGAGAACACCTGGGATTGGAGCAAGTGGGACAAGCAGGTGGCCACGTTGAAAGCGGCCGGGCTCAAGTGGGTGCCGTTTATTCTCGCCGGGCCGGCATACGCCACACCGCTGTGGTTTCAATCGGGGCCGGACTCGCAGTATTACCGCTGCCTGGAGCACGGCAAGGACAGCAAGGTCCAGAGTATTTTCAACTCGCGTTGGCGTCCGCACGTCGAACGGTTCATCAAGGCGCTGGCGGATCGCTACCGCGATGGCGGCGTGATTGAATCGTTGCTGCTGGGCATCACGGGGATTTATGGCGAAAGCATTTACCCCGCCGGGCCGGAGGGCGGCTGGACCGCCCGGCTGACCGGGGATTACCACAATCATCAGGGTTGGTGGGCCGGGGACGTCCATGCCAGCGCCGCGTTTCGCGAGGCCATGCGCAAACGGTATGGGAACATCGCGGCCTTGAACCAGGCGTGGAAAACCAGTCACCCCGCGTTTGACCAGGTGGCGACGTTCCTGCCGGACAAAGCACCCTCGGATCGGGCGCGTGCGGATTTCGTGGAATGGTACCAGGCAGCCATGACGGAGTGGTCCGTGTTCTGGGTGAAAACCACCCGCAAATATTTCCCGAAAACGGAAATCTACCTGTGTACCGGCGGGAATGGGGACCCGATCTTGGGCGCGGATTTCACCGCGCAGACCGCCGCCATCGCCGGCGAGGAGGCGGGGGTGCGCATCACCAACGAGGGCAGCGATTATGCGCACAATTTTGCCATCACGCGCGAGGTGGCCACGGCCACGCGCCTGTACAAGACCTTTTGTGGATTTGAGCCCGCCTCGCACGTGAGCGAGACCGGGGTGGTCGCCCGCATTTACAACGCCACCGCCTCCGGCGCGCGCCAGTTGCACTACTACGAGAACAACGTGTTGAGCACGCCGCTGGCCATGCAGAACTTCCGCACCAACGTCGGCTGGATCGTCCTCCGGCAACCTCGCTTGGACACGGCCATTTACGTGCCGCGTGAATCGTGGGCGCTGGAGCGTGTGTCACTGCAACGCTTTTACGAACTCGCGCCGTTCTTGCGCGATGTCACCGACCTGGATTTCCTGACGCGCCGTACCGTGAACGATGGCTTTTTACGCGGCTGTCGCATGCTGATCCTGCCGCCTTGCCCCGTGTTGGAACCCGATGTGGCGGAGAAAATCGCCGCCTGGGTACGGCAGGGAGGAACACTGGTGGCGATCACCAGCGGGGATGGGGAATTGGGTGCGCGCCTGTATGACTTGGAAACGTGGCGCAGTCAGCTATTTGTCGCCGCCCCGGCGATCCGCTCGGCCTTGTTGAAACCGGCACTCGCAGGAACCGCGCCAGCCCACTGGCAACTCGAATTGGGCCGGAACGATGATGGTCAATGGTTATTCGGCGACTGGCAGGGCCAGGAAATGGGGCGCGAATGGCAGCAAATTCCGGATGCCCGCAAGCGTTGGACGGGTTCGCGTCCGGGCGTGCTGCTGCCCACCGTGAGCGGTGCTGCCTACACCCTGCGGCTGGCGGCCTCGGTGCCGCGATACGTGACCGCCAAGGGACCGGTGCAGGTGTACGTGAACGGGCAACTGGTCGGCCAGATTGAGAAGGAGGGTCAAAAAGAGTTTACGTTTGCCGTGGGTGCGAGCGTGGTGGGCACCGAACCATTGGCCCGTTTGGAGTTGAGCCTGAACACGTGGAAACCCTCTGCGCTTGGGCAAGGCACGGACAATCGCGATCTCGGCATCGCAGTGCGCCAGATTTCCTGGGTGCGGGCGGGTGCGGAAACTCAGCCAGCGGGGAAAGCGCAGCTCAAGCAGGTGCTGGACCTGAATGGCTTGGCGGCCTTGACGCGCAAGGTGGGCAGTGGCCAAACGATTCTGCTTTCCGGCAGCGCGGGAGAGCGCGATCTGGTGGCGCGGGTGGTGGCACACTGCCTACCCAATTGCCCGGATGGCAAGGTGGATGGCCGATATAGGACGCTGACCGCGGAAGGCGAGTTGTGGTATGACGCCAAAGCAGGGAAAATCCAGAGCCGGTAACGGGTAGTGCATGAGCACAGCGGGTATGGATAGTCGGAACAACCGCCTGAAGGCGGAACTCCGCGCCTGAAATCAGTCGCGCGTCATGCTGCGCAGGTGGTCTTCCACTTTTTGACGCCAGACCTCGCGCTCCGTTTCCGGCAGGTCACGCGGGACACTAATGGGTTTGCCCACCTCGATATTGCAACAGGCAAAAGGCCATGGAATCTGGAAGCGGTCCCAACTTTTCGCCTGCCATTTCCAGTTCAAGTGATAGACCACTGGGATAATCGGCCGTCCGGTCAATTGCGCCAGCGCAATCACCCCTTCCTGCACATGATAACACGGCCCGCGCGGGCCGTCCGGGGTGACGGCCAGATCGAGGCCCTGTTTGGCATACGAGGTCATTTCCAGCAGCGCCTGCGGCCCGCGTCGGCTGCTCGACCCGCGCACCGGTTGCACGCGGAACAACTCCAGCACCCGCGCCAGCAGACCGCCATCCCGGGAGGCGCTGACAAGTGCGGCCATGCGGCGCTCCGGTTGCCGGCGTTGCACATAAATCCGGTACAGTTCCAGGCATAACCCCAGCCGGTTATGCCAGATGCAAAAGAGCAGCGGCTCCGGATGCGCGTCGGGATTGGTAAAACACTGACTGCGGTCATGGATGCGGAACCGGATGGTGAAACTCAGGCATTTGATGACCAGCCAGATCAGCCGCGCCGCCAGCCGCCCGTGCCATTTGGCTTGCTGCGGCACGATGATGCGGGCGGGGCGACGTTTGGTTTCGGTGGCGGGCGGTTGTTCCATGAGCGCGGATGCTGAATCGAAATTATTTCCCCTTTTTCAAACTCGCCCGCACCAGGTCTTCCACCGGGGCTTGCGGTCCCAGCAGTGCCTGCACGCCCCGCACCGTATCAAACGCCTCGGCCTGTTTGTAGCCCAGTTGCACCAGCGCAGCCACCGCGTCGGAGAGATGTTTATCGGTGGCGGAGAGGGTTCGCTGATCGCTGCTGGCCTCCCACGCGGCGGACGGCCCGACTTTGTCGCGCAGTTCCACCACGATGCGTTCGGCGGTCTTTTTGCCCACGCCGGAAATTTGCGAGAGCGCTTTGATATCGCTGTTGGCCACTGCGCCGCGAAAGGTGGTCACCGTCATGCCGCTCAGGACGCTGAGGGCCATCTTGGGACCTATCCCGCTGACGGTGTTGATGAGCAGCCGGAACAAATCCCGTTCCGCCGTGCTCATGAAGCCATACAGCAAATGGGCATCCTCGCGCACAACCAGGTGCGTGAGCAGTTTCACCTCGCTGCCCGGCGCGGGCAGCCGGTCGAATGACGACAGCGGGATCAGCACCTCATAACCCACGCCGTGGACGTCCACAGTCACCTGTGTGGGCAGGGACTCGACCAATTTACCGTGAAGGAAGGTAATCATAGTTTAAATTTGTTTCGGCGTGTTCAGGCTGAAACGCCCGGTTTCCTGCGCGTAGGTGAGCGCCAGCGCCAGCGCGTCGGCGGCATCGGGTGCCGGGAGCGCCTCCAGGCGCAGCAGCCGCTGCACCATTTTAGCGACGGCTAATTTCTGTGCCCCGCCATGCCCGACCATCGCCTGCTTCACTTTGCGCGTCGCCAGCTCATAGATTTCCAGCCCGGCTTCGGCCATGACCGCCATGCCCGCCCCCCGCGCCTCTCCCATCACGATGGCCGTCTTCAAATTCTGGGCAAAAAACAACCCCTCCACCGCACAGACCGTGGGATGATGCTGTTGAATGATGTCGCGCAGACGTTGCATGATCTGCAGTAGGCAGCGCGAATGCGGCCAGTCACTCGGGCAGGTGATGGTGCCGTGCGCCAAGGCCACAGGATGCGGCTGGCTCATCCGGACGACTCCATAGCCGGTCCCGCGTAACGACGGGTCCACGCCCAAGATCACTTGGTTGCTCGCCCGCGCGGGCATCCGGGCGGCTGGGGTGGCGGCGAGCACGGGCTCGGCCACGCGCCGCTTGCCGCTGACCCGCCGCTCCAGTTCTGCCAATTGTTTCGGGGTAATGGCCACGCCCCCAGTGTGCCAAACTGCCGCCATAAGCAAAGGATTTTTACGGAAGGAATTCCGCGCTCCATCAGGGCCGGCTTCCCACCAGCACGCATCGGAATCCGGCATTCGCTCCCCGCAGCGATTGCGTGCCGGGCGTGCGAGCGGCGGACAGGAGGTGGTTGGGGACGACGCTGTCCCAAGCACCCCCGCGCAAGACCCGGAAACCGCTTTGCCCGTCAAAAAAATCCTCACACCATTCACACACGTTGCCACTGAGGTCGTATAACCCGAATTGGTTGGTTTTGAAACTGCCTACCGGGGCGGTGGTCGCAAACCCATCGTCATAGCCTTTGATGATGGGCCAGTCGCTGAACTTACGTTTGGCGCTAACATCTGCGTAATTTCCCGCCCCATACGGCGGTGGCCAGCCAGTGCCCCACGGATAAACATCTTTCAATTTGCCATCCTTGTCCTTGGGCGTGGCACCCCGTTCGCGCTCGCCAAGGCCGATGGCATAACTCCACTCGGCGTCCGTGGGCAACCGGTATTCTTGCCCGGCCTCCAGGATGCCCTCGCGCGTTTCTTTTTCCGTAAGCCATCGGCAGAAGGCCTTGGCATCATCCCAACTCACCATCGTCACCGGATGGTTGGTGCCGTTGCTGACCAGCGTGCCTTCAAATTCCACCTTGCGCCAGGAATCATCCACGCCCGGCATGGCGCCGGCGTAGGCGCGATAATCCATGACCCGCGTTTCCCAGATGCAACCAATCACCTTGGTGCCCGGCACAGGCACGAACGCCATGCCCAGCGTGTTGGTCCATGAGCGGTTGGCTCTGGGGAAAGGGCTCGCGGCATCCAGTTCCCCTTTTAGCGCTTTGGCCATGGGATCAGCCACGTCCATTTGCGCCGCCGTCTCTGCCAGGCGATACGCCTCCGCCCATTGTTTCCGGGCTGCCGCCAGCCGCGCTTTTTCCAGCGTGCTGGCAAACAATGCCCGCTTTTCAAAACTGGCTTTCAGGTTCTTGGCCTCGGCGTGATCCGGCTGCAACTCGATCACCACGTTAATTTGTTTCAACGCCTCGGCCCACTGACCGGATTGCGCGGCCAATCGCGCCGCCGTCAGGGCTTTCTCCAACGCTTGTTTTACGCCCGCCGCCGTCTGGCGGCCCAAGTCCTCGGCGACCGTCTGGTTGGTCCATCCGGACGCACTGGCTTTTTGCAAGTGCCGACCCACCGCTTGGTAATCGCCTTGGGCCAGGGCGGCTTCCGCCGCCTTGACTGCGGAGGAATACGTAGTTTGTTTTTCGGTCCATTCAATCTCCTGGGCCAGGGTTCCGGTGTCGCGTCCGGGGGGTGCCTGCAATGTCTCTGCCCGGTGAAGTGCTTGGCGCGCCTCATTGAATTGGCCGGCTTTTAGCGCCTGCCGACAATCTGCGAGCGCGGCGTCAAATTTTGCGGTCCATTCGCTGGTGATATTGGCCACGACCGTTTTTGCATCGGCTCCGGTTTCCCCGCCCAATACCAGCGCGGCTCGCGCCCGCTGCATCGCCGCCTGATACCGGCCTTGTTGGAATGCCGTTTTGGCATCCGCCAGGGTTCGCTCATACTGGCCTTGTTTATCCCTCGAAACGATGGCGTTACTCAATTGCAGGGCCGCCTGGGGATTTTTCCATTGAAGTTGCAGCGCCTTTTGCACGGACACCATGGCCTTTGTATAATCAGTTTGCCCGAACTGTTTGTTTGCTTCGGCCAGACTGGTGTCGAAAGCGCTTTGTCGGCGCGTCATTTCCTCGATCTCCCCTTTGAATTTGGTCACGGCGGCGGTGTCCCGCCAGCGCAGCACACGCGCGCGCCCAAGCGTTCCCAGCGCCCGCTCAAAGTCATTGGCCTCATACTGGTTGCGCGCCTCGGCCATCAAGGCCGTGAACTTGCCTTTTTGCAGGGATTGATCCAGCCCATAACCCACCACCGCAAGCACCACGACCAAGGCCGTCATGCCGATGACGCGAAGCCGGGTTTTACGGAGATGCCGGGCGCAGGCTTCGGTTATCTGGGAAATCCGCTCTCGGCGTTCGGCCGGGACGGCGTCATCCCACTGGTCCGCCCCGGTCTGCTGGATGAGCGACTGGGTCGCCTGCCAGTGCTGGGCGGCAAACTCCCGCTGGATGATTTCTTCAATGGGCTGCGTCCAGGCCTCGCAGATGGGTGGCAGGGCGAGTTCCCATTGATTGCCAAAAGCGCGCAAATCAATTTTCAATTGGGCAAACTCTTCCGGCAAGCCACCCAGGTTTTGCGCCCCAAGCCGTTCCTGTATCCGCTGGCTGACCTGCGCCATCCAACGTTCCAAAACCTGCTCTTGCAGGTCCGTCACCGTCTCGGCCATCCCTTGGATTTCAGCGAGCTTGGCCGCCGCCGCCCGGTGGTGGCCTTGTTCGAGTAATTGGCGGGCGTGGCGCCTGGCCATCGCCACCTCGGCCTTCTGCCGCAGCGCTTGGCGGCTTAGCGATTGGCCGCCGACTACCCGCGTTGCCTCGTCTAATAAACGGATCGCCAGCTCCGG from Verrucomicrobiota bacterium encodes the following:
- the ruvC gene encoding crossover junction endodeoxyribonuclease RuvC, which encodes MAAVWHTGGVAITPKQLAELERRVSGKRRVAEPVLAATPAARMPARASNQVILGVDPSLRGTGYGVVRMSQPHPVALAHGTITCPSDWPHSRCLLQIMQRLRDIIQQHHPTVCAVEGLFFAQNLKTAIVMGEARGAGMAVMAEAGLEIYELATRKVKQAMVGHGGAQKLAVAKMVQRLLRLEALPAPDAADALALALTYAQETGRFSLNTPKQI
- a CDS encoding lysophospholipid acyltransferase family protein — protein: MEQPPATETKRRPARIIVPQQAKWHGRLAARLIWLVIKCLSFTIRFRIHDRSQCFTNPDAHPEPLLFCIWHNRLGLCLELYRIYVQRRQPERRMAALVSASRDGGLLARVLELFRVQPVRGSSSRRGPQALLEMTSYAKQGLDLAVTPDGPRGPCYHVQEGVIALAQLTGRPIIPVVYHLNWKWQAKSWDRFQIPWPFACCNIEVGKPISVPRDLPETEREVWRQKVEDHLRSMTRD
- a CDS encoding alpha-amylase family protein codes for the protein MSSYLFRVWVVAGLLITGLLATGLRAAPLPDLAIQLGTNNQGVGLEVPSEGDGANVPIVIQGHPARRIQGGRALYLYVKIKHPAYTKGPVDAYVTVEFFDDTLGKIGLQYDKEAPEPTTSTKYTGAGQSVILTGSGQWRTGYFFLPALRLGHGQNNGADFRLSSGGLAVRRIAVSPNKPAGFDPDAPIDPESLRHLAVKRPAGMEVTFGNDATPGEAALFKALTVSSVESYVDWAGVEPRENTWDWSKWDKQVATLKAAGLKWVPFILAGPAYATPLWFQSGPDSQYYRCLEHGKDSKVQSIFNSRWRPHVERFIKALADRYRDGGVIESLLLGITGIYGESIYPAGPEGGWTARLTGDYHNHQGWWAGDVHASAAFREAMRKRYGNIAALNQAWKTSHPAFDQVATFLPDKAPSDRARADFVEWYQAAMTEWSVFWVKTTRKYFPKTEIYLCTGGNGDPILGADFTAQTAAIAGEEAGVRITNEGSDYAHNFAITREVATATRLYKTFCGFEPASHVSETGVVARIYNATASGARQLHYYENNVLSTPLAMQNFRTNVGWIVLRQPRLDTAIYVPRESWALERVSLQRFYELAPFLRDVTDLDFLTRRTVNDGFLRGCRMLILPPCPVLEPDVAEKIAAWVRQGGTLVAITSGDGELGARLYDLETWRSQLFVAAPAIRSALLKPALAGTAPAHWQLELGRNDDGQWLFGDWQGQEMGREWQQIPDARKRWTGSRPGVLLPTVSGAAYTLRLAASVPRYVTAKGPVQVYVNGQLVGQIEKEGQKEFTFAVGASVVGTEPLARLELSLNTWKPSALGQGTDNRDLGIAVRQISWVRAGAETQPAGKAQLKQVLDLNGLAALTRKVGSGQTILLSGSAGERDLVARVVAHCLPNCPDGKVDGRYRTLTAEGELWYDAKAGKIQSR
- the ruvA gene encoding Holliday junction branch migration protein RuvA, producing MITFLHGKLVESLPTQVTVDVHGVGYEVLIPLSSFDRLPAPGSEVKLLTHLVVREDAHLLYGFMSTAERDLFRLLINTVSGIGPKMALSVLSGMTVTTFRGAVANSDIKALSQISGVGKKTAERIVVELRDKVGPSAAWEASSDQRTLSATDKHLSDAVAALVQLGYKQAEAFDTVRGVQALLGPQAPVEDLVRASLKKGK